A genomic segment from Gadus morhua chromosome 4, gadMor3.0, whole genome shotgun sequence encodes:
- the LOC115541779 gene encoding E3 ubiquitin-protein ligase TRIM39-like, with translation MARTNASWSEENFSCSICLDVFDSPVSTPCGHNFCRTCVTKFWDEQVKFKCPLCNMAFNARPDLRINTLLSELAAQFQTSIRVKDQLCVKRGEVPCDVCTGTQLKAVKSCLVCFISYCQTHLEPHQRVEVLKKHRLFEPMDRLEDRMCKTHNQPLELFCMIEQVCVCQFCTKTDHKYHPVVPLKEEYEVKMAQLGKIEAEVQQMIQERQNNIQEIKDTVNRSKADAFREIADGVHVLTALKRCIEKCQDDLNQMVKEKLKSTEKQAEDLIEELEQELEDLINRWFEVKQLSQTTDHLHFLQAFRSLKDPPPTRDWTTVEVRPPSYVGTLGRSLDQLEGTLNKEMKKLRDAELKRVQQYEVDVTLDPDTVHPELVLSEDGKQVHGGDVAKALPDNPKRFTQGLCVLTRQSFSGRFYFEVQVKDKTAWYVGVARESINRNDRIIMTPERGYWTLFSYKDGLVFSDDPFVRLLLRAELQKVGVFVDYDEGLVSFYDVEARVHIYSATGCSFTEPLYPFLCACRYDYEGNNSAPLIISPVNQTD, from the coding sequence atggcccgCACCAAcgcttcctggtctgaagagaacttttcatgttccatctgtctggatgtgttcgacagtccagtttccacaccatgtggacacaacttctgcagaacctgtgttacaaagttctgggatgaacaagtcaagttCAAATGTCCTCTTTGCAACATGGCTTTCAACGCAAGACCTGATTTAAGGATtaataccctcttatcagagctggccgCTCAGTTTCAAACATCCATACGAGTAAAAGATCAGCTCTGTGTTAAACgtggagaagttccctgtgacgtctgtactgggacccagctgaaggccgtgaagtcgtgcctagtgtgttttatctcttactgccaaactcacctggagccacatcagagagtcgaaGTCCTAAAGAAACATCGGCTgttcgagcctatggaccgtctggaagacaggatgtgtaagacaCACAATCAACCTCTCGAGCTCTTTTGCATGattgaacaggtgtgtgtgtgtcagttctgcaccaAAACAGACCATAAGtaccatcctgttgtacctctaaaggaggaatatgaagtgaagatggcccagctggggaagatagaggctgaagttcagcagatgatccaggagagacaaaATAATATCCAGGAGATTAAAGATACAGTTAATCGCAGCAAAGCAGATGCATTCAGAGAGATAGCCGATGGTGTGCACGTCCTCACTGCTCTGaagcgctgcattgaaaagtgccaggatgacctcaaccaaatggttaaagagaaactgaaatccacagagaaacaagctgaagacctcatcgaagagctggagcaggaattAGAAGATCTGATCAATAGATGGTtcgaggtgaagcagctctcacaaactacagaccacctccacttcctccaggccttcagatccctgaaggatcctccacccaccagggactggaccacggtggaggtccgtcctccgtcatacgttgGGACCTTggggagatccctggatcagctggaggggACACTGAacaaggagatgaagaagctgcgtgatgctgaactgaagagggtccagcagtatgaagtagatgtgactctggatcctgatacagttCATCCCGAGCTcgtcctgtctgaggatgggaaacaagtacatggtGGAGATGTAGCGAAGgccctcccagacaaccctaagagatttacacagGGTCTatgtgttctcacgaggcagagcttctcagggagattttattttgaggtccaggttaaagacaagactgcgtGGTAtgtaggagtggccagagagtccatcaacagaaatGATCGGATCATAATGACCCCTGAGAGAGGTTACTGGACTCTCTTCTCCTACAAGGATGGTTTGGTATTTAGTGATGACCCTTTTGTCCGTCTCcttctgagagctgagctccagaaggtgggggtgtttgttgattatgatgagggtctggtctccttctatgatgtggaagccagggtccatatctactctgctactggctgcagctttactgagcctctctatccattcctctgtGCATGTCGCTATGATTATGAAGgtaacaactctgcccccctgatcatctcacctgtcaatcaaacagactaa
- the LOC115543066 gene encoding E3 ubiquitin-protein ligase TRIM39-like, with protein sequence MASANTSGSEENFSCSICLDVYNSPVSTPCGHNFCKTCITKTWDEKVQFKCPLCNKAFKRKPDLRINTLLSELAAQFQTSKRVKYQLCVKPGEVPCDVCTGTQLKAVKSCLVCFISYCQTHLEPHQRFPVLKTHRLVEPMDRLGDRMCKKHDRLLELFCQTEQVCVCLFCRVKDHRSHPVVRLTEEYEVKMAQLGKIEAEVQQMIQERLNNIQEIKETVNRSKADADREIADGVHVLTALKRCIEKCQDDLNQMVKEKLKSTEKQAEDLIKELEQEIEDLTNRRSEVKQLSHTEDHLHFLQAFRSLKDPPPTRDWTTVEVRPPSYVGTFRRSLDQLEETLNMEMKKLRDDELKRVQQYEVDVTLDPDAAHPELILSEDGKQVHDGGVAKALPDNPKRFTKKILVLTRQSFSSGRFYFEVQVKDKTAWWLGVARESIDRKDRIIVTPENGYLALFSYKDWLLFRDDPSVRLPLRAELQKVGVFVDYDEGLVSFYDVEARVHIYSATGCSFTEPLYPILCPCSWDYEGDNSAPMIISPVNQTD encoded by the coding sequence atggcctctgctaacacatccgggtctgaagagaacttttcatgttccatctgtctagATGTGTACAACAgtccagtttccacaccatgtggacacaacttctgcaaaacctgtattacaaagacCTGGGATGAAAAAGTCCAGTTCAAGTGCCCTCTTTGCAACAAGGCTTTCAAAAGAAAACCTGATTTACGGATtaataccctcttatcagagctggccgCTCAGTTTCAAACATCCAAACGAGTAAAATATCAGCTCTGTGTTAAACccggagaagttccctgtgacgtctgcactgggacccagctgaaggccgtgaagtcctgcctagtgtgttttatctcttactgccaaacccacctggagccacatcaaaGATTCCCAGTTCTTAAGacacatcggctggtcgagcctatggaccgtctgggagacaggatgtgtaagaaacacgaccgacttctggagctcttctgccagactgaacaggtgtgtgtgtgtctgttctgccGAGTGAAAGACCacaggtcccatcctgttgtacgtCTAacggaggaatatgaagtgaagatggcccagctggggaagatagaggctgaagttcagcagatgatccaggagagactaaataatattcaggagattaaagaAACAGTTAACCGCAGCAaagcagatgcagacagagagatagccgatggtgtgcacgtcctcactgctctgaagcgctgcattgaaaagtgccaggatgacctcaaccaaatggttaaagagaaactgaaatccacagagaaacaagctgaagacctcatcaaagagctggagcaggaaatagaagatctgaccaatagaaggtcagaggtgaagcagctctcacacactgaagaccacctccacttcctccaggccttcagatccctgaaggatcctccacccaccagggattggacgacggtggaggtccgtcctccgtcatacgtagggaccttcaggagatccctggatcagctggaggagacactgaacatggagatgaagaagctgcgtgatgatgaactgaagagggtccagcagtatgaagtagatgtgactctggatcctgatgcAGCTCATCCTgagctcatcctgtctgaggatgggaaacaagtacatgatggaggtgtagcGAAGgccctcccagacaaccctaagagatttacaaaaaAGATACTTGTTCtaacgaggcagagcttctcctcagggagattttactttgaggtccaggttaaagacaagactgcgtggtggttaggagtggccagagagtccatagaCAGAAAAGATCGGATCATAGTGACACCTGAGAATGGTTACTTGGCTCTCTTCTCTTACAAAGATTGGTTGTTATTTAGAGATGACccttctgtccgtctccctctgagagctgagctccagaaggtgggggtgtttgttgattatgatgagggtctggtctccttctatgatgtggaagccagggttcatatctactctgctactggctgcagctttactgagcctctctatccaatcctctGTCCATGTTCCTGGGATTATGAAGGTGACAACTCTGCCCCcatgatcatctcacctgtcaatcaaacagactag